A window of Longispora fulva contains these coding sequences:
- a CDS encoding M36 family metallopeptidase, with translation MRTPIALFSRRQAATGVAVLAVLGAWLQPTAAQADPPTPPGAASRGERPPDYDARTGAGPANLARAAGNTQVRALRDALGTQGIVDIDPLTGTPRLVAKLDGFLTGPVRADAGTVALGYLRAHPDVFGLGPAAVAGLTLRKDYVDVAGTHHLHYVQRVGGVPVYGNGVKAHVTKAGELIQVDGSPVANLPATLAAATMSAADARAAASRDVHGTTVAGNADESAGPERSTRFGNGDRAQLVVFQSAAGPRLGWQTTLRDAAYLHVIDARTGWVLLRRNLAQRDTGTTWENYPGAAKGGKQQSRDLTGPGWLPAGAQTLDGNVAHVYLDVNDNAKPDDGEEVGPSAPGKWNYPFTNFNAAVGPPCAAQYPCSWNPAVANSWKTNAKQNAVQLLHFAGAFHDHLAGAPIGFTSNAGNFEKKDGDAVQVRGLDGADTAAGLPDGDHIDNANMATFPDGTPPQMRMYLFHSPTDPADPFIAGNSGDVADVVYHEYTHGLSNRLVVDANGVSTLAGIQSGSMGEAWSDWYAMDFLVGKGLFADTSADGEIQLGRYLGAGANLLRTQPMDCPVGTTSPKCPAGGYTYGAFGKIAGGPEVHADGEIWGETLWDLRTVLGSQLTENLLTRAMELSPANPSFLDQRNAILRADNIVGGGKHQAAIWKVFATRGMGWFAGTLDGDDTVPAEDFSLPPTASTPRGSLTGTVTDIVTGKPIGGAVVVFGGHKSSFAGSYTAVTDNTGAYTINNITAGTYPKVSATAAGYDQKSSAVSVNSGGNALDWSLSRNWASRSGGGAVFASTGHDFTSDGCGPGNLIDQSPGNAWVSDVEAQGGGMAPRSVTVKLPDTVDVEEFSVDPASGCGLGGSASVGDYTVETSADGVAWQTAATGHFAPADRHRMNPVTPSAGTGTGVRYIRFTAVGTQVGDIGGTCPGNFAACTYVSASEFAVHGALG, from the coding sequence GTGCGTACACCTATCGCGTTGTTCTCGCGGCGACAAGCCGCGACCGGCGTCGCCGTGCTGGCGGTGCTGGGCGCCTGGCTGCAGCCCACGGCCGCCCAGGCCGACCCGCCCACACCACCGGGCGCAGCCAGCCGGGGCGAACGCCCGCCGGACTACGACGCCCGAACCGGTGCCGGCCCGGCCAACCTGGCCCGCGCCGCGGGGAACACACAGGTCCGGGCCCTGCGCGACGCCCTCGGCACCCAGGGCATCGTGGACATCGACCCGCTGACCGGCACCCCGAGGCTCGTCGCCAAGCTGGACGGCTTCCTCACCGGCCCGGTGCGCGCCGACGCCGGGACGGTCGCGCTGGGCTATCTCCGCGCGCACCCGGACGTGTTCGGACTGGGCCCGGCCGCTGTCGCCGGGCTCACGCTCCGCAAGGACTACGTGGACGTCGCCGGCACCCACCACCTGCACTACGTCCAGCGGGTCGGCGGGGTGCCGGTCTACGGCAACGGCGTCAAGGCGCACGTCACGAAGGCCGGCGAGCTGATCCAGGTCGACGGCTCCCCGGTGGCGAACCTGCCGGCCACGCTCGCGGCGGCCACCATGTCGGCCGCCGACGCCCGGGCCGCCGCGTCCCGGGACGTGCACGGCACGACGGTCGCCGGCAACGCCGACGAGTCGGCCGGCCCCGAGCGGTCCACCCGGTTCGGCAACGGCGACCGGGCCCAGCTCGTGGTGTTCCAGTCCGCCGCCGGTCCCCGGCTCGGCTGGCAGACGACGCTGCGCGACGCGGCGTACCTGCACGTGATCGACGCGCGGACCGGGTGGGTGCTGCTGCGCCGCAACCTTGCCCAGCGCGACACCGGCACCACCTGGGAGAACTACCCGGGCGCGGCCAAGGGCGGCAAGCAGCAGTCCCGGGACCTGACCGGGCCGGGCTGGTTGCCGGCCGGGGCGCAGACCCTCGACGGCAACGTCGCGCACGTCTACCTCGACGTCAACGACAACGCCAAGCCGGATGACGGCGAGGAGGTCGGGCCGAGCGCGCCCGGCAAGTGGAACTACCCGTTCACGAACTTCAACGCGGCGGTCGGGCCGCCGTGCGCGGCGCAGTACCCGTGTTCGTGGAATCCGGCCGTGGCCAACTCGTGGAAGACGAACGCGAAGCAGAACGCCGTGCAGCTGCTGCACTTCGCCGGCGCGTTCCACGACCACCTGGCCGGCGCGCCGATCGGGTTCACCTCCAACGCCGGCAACTTCGAGAAGAAGGACGGCGACGCCGTGCAGGTCCGGGGCCTCGACGGCGCGGACACCGCCGCCGGCCTGCCCGACGGGGACCACATCGACAACGCGAACATGGCCACCTTCCCCGACGGCACGCCGCCGCAGATGCGGATGTACCTGTTCCACAGCCCCACCGACCCGGCCGACCCGTTCATCGCCGGCAACTCCGGGGACGTGGCCGACGTGGTCTACCACGAATACACCCACGGGTTGTCCAACCGGCTCGTCGTGGACGCCAACGGGGTCTCCACCCTCGCCGGGATCCAGTCCGGGTCGATGGGCGAGGCGTGGAGCGACTGGTACGCGATGGACTTCCTGGTCGGCAAGGGGCTGTTCGCCGACACGTCGGCCGACGGGGAGATCCAGCTGGGCAGGTACCTGGGCGCGGGGGCGAACCTGCTGCGCACCCAGCCGATGGACTGCCCCGTGGGCACCACCTCCCCGAAGTGCCCGGCCGGCGGGTACACCTACGGGGCGTTCGGGAAGATCGCCGGCGGACCCGAGGTGCACGCCGACGGCGAGATCTGGGGCGAGACCCTGTGGGACCTGCGCACGGTACTCGGCAGCCAGCTGACCGAGAACCTGCTCACCCGCGCGATGGAGCTGTCCCCGGCCAACCCGTCCTTCCTCGACCAGCGCAACGCGATCCTGCGCGCCGACAACATCGTGGGCGGCGGCAAGCACCAGGCCGCGATCTGGAAGGTGTTCGCGACCCGGGGCATGGGCTGGTTCGCCGGCACCCTCGACGGTGACGACACCGTCCCGGCCGAGGACTTCAGCCTGCCGCCGACCGCGAGCACGCCGCGCGGCTCCCTCACCGGCACCGTCACCGACATCGTGACGGGCAAGCCGATCGGCGGGGCGGTCGTCGTGTTCGGCGGGCACAAGTCGAGCTTCGCCGGCAGCTACACCGCCGTCACCGACAACACCGGCGCGTACACGATCAACAACATCACGGCGGGTACCTACCCGAAGGTGTCGGCCACCGCGGCCGGCTACGACCAGAAGAGTTCCGCGGTGTCGGTCAACTCCGGCGGCAACGCCCTGGACTGGTCGTTGAGCCGGAACTGGGCGTCGCGTTCCGGCGGCGGCGCGGTGTTCGCGTCCACCGGGCACGACTTCACCTCCGACGGCTGCGGTCCGGGCAACCTGATCGACCAGTCCCCCGGCAACGCCTGGGTGAGCGACGTCGAGGCCCAGGGCGGCGGCATGGCCCCGCGCAGCGTCACGGTGAAGCTGCCCGACACGGTGGACGTCGAGGAGTTCTCCGTGGACCCGGCCTCCGGGTGCGGGCTCGGCGGCAGCGCCTCGGTCGGCGACTACACGGTGGAGACCTCCGCCGACGGGGTCGCGTGGCAGACCGCAGCCACCGGCCACTTCGCGCCGGCCGACCGGCACCGGATGAACCCGGTGACCCCGTCGGCCGGCACCGGCACCGGCGTGCGCTACATCCGGTTCACCGCCGTCGGCACCCAGGTCGGCGACATCGGCGGCACGTGCCCGGGCAACTTCGCCGCCTGCACGTACGTCTCCGCGAGCGAGTTCGCCGTGCACGGGGCGCTCGGGTAG
- a CDS encoding amidase — MEYTEYRAHDAVGLAELVSSGQVSAAELLDTAIARAEAVNGAVNAIVRPMHGLARERAAGTLSGPFAGVPFLIKDLLQDYAGQPTASGSRALTTLSAAEHSAVVHRWLDAGLVVFGKTGTPEFGTKSITEAEVYGPTRNPWNLGHTPGGSSGGSAAAVAAGIVPMAGASDGGGSIRIPAACCGLFGLKAGRGLVPTGPHFAEYLHGAATDGVVSRSVRDSAAMLDVLTAGHDPGGPYLHARTEVRYADLARRDPGTLRIGFATRSPIDTEVHPDAVAAVEDAAALLTKLGHDVGPAETGVDERQLALDFLTMWCGQVAHTVDYARQATGAPASDFELDTRLLAAVGRSTRAHEYVAAHHRWNAYSRALAVFHSRYDLLLTPTLARPPVRIGELDTPRAVRAAGHVLLRLGLAGKLASTPMWDTVMRTNLAPNPYTQLANITGRPAMSVPTYRTADGLPLGVQFVGGLGSEGTLLALAAQLEAARPWAHLEPAL; from the coding sequence GTGGAGTACACGGAATACCGCGCCCACGACGCGGTCGGCCTCGCCGAACTGGTCTCCAGTGGACAAGTGTCCGCCGCCGAGCTGCTCGACACCGCGATCGCCCGCGCCGAGGCCGTCAACGGCGCGGTGAACGCCATCGTCCGCCCGATGCACGGGCTGGCCCGCGAGCGCGCCGCCGGCACCCTGTCCGGCCCGTTCGCCGGCGTGCCGTTCCTGATCAAGGACCTGTTGCAGGACTACGCCGGCCAGCCCACCGCCAGCGGCAGCCGCGCACTGACCACCCTCTCCGCCGCCGAGCACAGCGCCGTCGTGCACCGCTGGCTCGACGCGGGCCTCGTGGTGTTCGGCAAGACCGGCACCCCGGAGTTCGGCACGAAGAGCATCACCGAGGCCGAGGTGTACGGCCCCACCCGCAACCCGTGGAACCTCGGCCACACCCCCGGCGGCTCCTCCGGCGGCTCCGCCGCGGCCGTGGCTGCCGGCATCGTGCCCATGGCCGGCGCGAGCGACGGGGGCGGCTCGATCCGGATCCCGGCGGCCTGCTGCGGACTGTTCGGGCTCAAGGCAGGGCGGGGCCTGGTCCCGACGGGACCGCACTTCGCCGAGTACCTGCACGGGGCGGCCACCGACGGCGTCGTCTCCCGCAGCGTGCGCGACTCGGCGGCGATGCTCGACGTGCTCACGGCCGGGCACGACCCGGGCGGCCCGTACCTGCACGCGCGGACCGAGGTGCGCTACGCCGACCTCGCCCGGCGCGACCCCGGCACCCTGCGGATCGGGTTCGCCACCCGCTCCCCGATCGACACCGAGGTGCACCCCGACGCCGTCGCCGCCGTGGAGGACGCCGCGGCGCTGCTCACGAAGCTCGGGCACGACGTGGGGCCCGCCGAGACCGGCGTCGACGAGCGCCAGCTCGCCCTCGACTTCCTCACCATGTGGTGCGGGCAGGTCGCGCACACCGTCGACTACGCCCGCCAGGCCACCGGCGCGCCCGCCAGCGACTTCGAGCTCGACACCCGGCTGCTCGCCGCCGTCGGCCGGTCGACCCGCGCGCACGAGTACGTCGCCGCCCACCACCGGTGGAACGCGTACAGCAGGGCGCTCGCGGTGTTCCACAGCCGCTACGACCTGCTGCTCACCCCGACGCTGGCCCGGCCGCCGGTCCGGATCGGGGAGCTGGACACGCCCCGGGCGGTCCGCGCGGCCGGCCACGTCCTGCTGAGACTGGGGCTCGCCGGGAAACTCGCGTCGACGCCCATGTGGGACACCGTGATGCGGACCAATCTCGCGCCGAACCCGTACACCCAGCTGGCGAACATCACCGGGCGGCCGGCGATGAGCGTGCCGACGTACCGCACCGCCGACGGGTTGCCGCTCGGAGTGCAGTTCGTCGGCGGGCTCGGGAGCGAGGGGACGCTGCTGGCGCTGGCCGCCCAGCTGGAGGCGGCCCGGCCGTGGGCGCACCTGGAGCCGGCACTCTAG
- a CDS encoding nuclear transport factor 2 family protein, with amino-acid sequence MSDPTAELRAAERRLQAAQLAGDADALDQLLDDRLIFTLGVHGRTYTKRDDLELQRSGAQSLTRVDEEELRVLVEGATGVTWFLGTLAGTFGDDSFHARMRYTRTWIRDDARGWRVVAAHASTVPE; translated from the coding sequence ATGAGTGACCCCACCGCCGAGCTGCGCGCCGCCGAGCGCCGGCTCCAGGCCGCCCAGCTCGCCGGGGACGCCGACGCCCTCGACCAGCTCCTCGACGACCGGCTGATCTTCACCCTCGGGGTCCACGGGCGGACGTACACCAAGCGGGACGACCTGGAGCTGCAGCGTTCCGGCGCCCAGTCGCTCACCCGGGTCGACGAGGAGGAGCTGCGGGTCCTCGTGGAGGGCGCCACCGGCGTGACCTGGTTCCTCGGCACCCTCGCCGGCACCTTCGGCGACGACTCCTTCCACGCCCGGATGCGCTACACCCGCACCTGGATCAGGGACGACGCGCGGGGCTGGCGGGTCGTGGCCGCCCACGCCAGCACGGTGCCCGAGTAG
- a CDS encoding peptidoglycan-binding domain-containing protein, giving the protein MTRLRMMTTMLTVGAVVVGTVFVTAPAWAAASCAQTRPFLSEGDRGGCVPFLQAKLGVTADGVFGPRTTRAVRDFQYLCGYRGREVDGLVGPRTWAGLLDRACV; this is encoded by the coding sequence ATGACCAGACTGCGGATGATGACGACGATGCTCACCGTCGGGGCGGTGGTCGTCGGCACGGTGTTCGTGACGGCCCCGGCCTGGGCGGCGGCCTCCTGCGCGCAGACCCGGCCGTTCCTGTCCGAAGGGGACCGGGGCGGCTGCGTGCCGTTCCTGCAGGCGAAGCTGGGCGTCACCGCCGACGGGGTCTTCGGACCCAGGACCACGAGGGCGGTGAGGGACTTCCAGTACCTGTGCGGGTACCGGGGCCGCGAGGTCGACGGCCTCGTCGGTCCCAGGACCTGGGCCGGTCTCCTCGACCGGGCCTGCGTGTAG
- a CDS encoding aldo/keto reductase: MPTHEITAAAAGTWTLGDLTVNRLGFGAMRLTGSAAFDLGVPSDRDRSIGVLRRAVELGVNHIDTAGFYFSPLRSANELINRALAPYADDLVITTKVGPIRDAAGEWLGLARPDQLRGQVEENLRQLGRDHLDVVNLRTHGLDSVSEHFGALAELRDAGLIRHLGLSNVRVEHLAQARAIAPVVCVQNRYGHDTRNGDVVLRACGEQGVAFVPFFAITGNGREEGGVLADDRIATVARDRGVSAAQVRTAWTLSRGPHVLAIPGTGDPDHLAENVAAAALRLTDEELAFLE, translated from the coding sequence ATGCCCACACACGAGATCACCGCGGCCGCCGCGGGCACCTGGACCCTCGGCGACCTCACCGTCAACCGGCTCGGTTTCGGCGCGATGCGCCTGACCGGCAGCGCGGCGTTCGACCTGGGCGTCCCGAGCGACCGCGACCGGTCGATCGGCGTACTGCGCCGCGCCGTCGAACTCGGCGTGAACCACATCGACACCGCCGGCTTCTACTTCTCCCCGCTGCGGTCGGCCAACGAGCTCATCAACCGGGCACTGGCCCCCTACGCCGACGACCTGGTCATCACCACCAAGGTCGGGCCGATCCGCGACGCCGCCGGTGAGTGGCTCGGGCTGGCCCGCCCCGACCAGCTGCGCGGCCAGGTCGAGGAGAACCTGCGCCAGCTCGGCCGCGACCACCTGGACGTGGTGAACCTGCGCACCCACGGCCTCGACTCCGTCAGCGAGCACTTCGGCGCGCTGGCCGAACTCCGCGACGCCGGCCTGATCCGGCACCTGGGCCTGTCCAACGTCCGGGTGGAGCACCTCGCGCAGGCCCGGGCGATCGCGCCGGTGGTGTGCGTGCAGAACAGGTACGGCCACGACACCCGCAACGGCGACGTCGTCCTGCGCGCCTGCGGGGAACAGGGCGTGGCGTTCGTGCCGTTCTTCGCGATCACCGGCAACGGGCGCGAGGAGGGCGGGGTGCTGGCCGACGACCGGATCGCCACCGTGGCCCGGGACCGGGGCGTCTCCGCGGCGCAGGTCAGGACGGCCTGGACGCTCAGCCGCGGGCCGCACGTCCTGGCCATCCCCGGCACCGGCGACCCCGACCACCTCGCCGAGAACGTGGCCGCCGCGGCGCTCCGCCTCACCGACGAGGAACTCGCCTTCCTCGAATAG
- a CDS encoding M48 family metallopeptidase, with translation MSEASVVSGPIPRPRRHPWEIPMVVLGVLFSVGAVVTVFVLLVSGASVDEELAATVFALPILIYLARGRLFATQRVNGVRITPTQFPQAHAIIVDAARAMGLATTPDAYVVLGNGVINAFASGHGFRRYLAFHSDLFEVGGRLGDPDTFAFVAGHELGHIRAGHASYWRQIGTAVMNTVPAIGATLSRAQEYTADNHGYAVCPQGHRGMTVLAAGKYLYPQVDFDAMADRGATDRGFFVFLVNLLSSHPVNIKRFAALRDRTRPGRMFF, from the coding sequence GTGTCCGAGGCGAGCGTGGTGAGCGGACCCATCCCCCGGCCCCGGCGGCACCCGTGGGAGATCCCCATGGTGGTGCTCGGGGTGCTGTTCTCCGTCGGCGCCGTGGTCACGGTGTTCGTGCTCCTCGTCAGCGGGGCCTCCGTGGACGAGGAACTGGCGGCCACGGTGTTCGCCCTGCCCATCCTGATCTACCTCGCGCGTGGTCGGCTGTTCGCGACCCAGCGGGTCAACGGGGTGCGGATCACCCCGACCCAGTTCCCCCAGGCGCACGCCATCATCGTCGACGCCGCCCGCGCGATGGGACTGGCCACGACCCCGGACGCGTACGTGGTCCTCGGCAACGGCGTGATCAACGCGTTCGCCTCCGGGCACGGCTTCCGCCGGTACCTGGCGTTCCACAGTGACCTGTTCGAGGTCGGCGGACGCCTCGGCGACCCGGACACGTTCGCGTTCGTCGCCGGCCACGAACTCGGACACATCCGCGCCGGCCACGCCTCGTACTGGCGGCAGATCGGCACCGCCGTGATGAACACCGTCCCGGCGATCGGCGCGACGCTGTCGCGGGCGCAGGAGTACACGGCCGACAACCACGGCTACGCGGTCTGCCCGCAGGGGCACCGGGGCATGACAGTGCTGGCCGCGGGAAAGTACCTGTACCCGCAGGTCGACTTCGACGCCATGGCCGACCGGGGCGCCACCGACCGGGGCTTCTTCGTGTTCCTCGTCAACCTGCTGTCCAGCCACCCGGTCAACATCAAGCGGTTCGCGGCGCTGCGCGACCGTACCCGTCCGGGCCGGATGTTCTTCTGA
- a CDS encoding response regulator transcription factor, with protein MARILIAEDAADVRDALERALVAAGHQVCARESGMAMLREVTRWKPELVVLDLGLPDLDGGLVLDMVRSMSEVPVVIASGRGHDKDVTRLLLAGADDYLVKPYSAAELDARIRAVLRRTQPEPPALLVVGGLRIDPVGRQATIDGRDLRLTRLEFELLSHLAERRDRTVPRAELTRRLRPHVPAGGRDTIDTHVYAVRRKLGESAARPAYLHTVRGVGYQLGAPPQVDGA; from the coding sequence GTGGCCAGGATCCTGATCGCCGAGGACGCCGCCGACGTGCGCGACGCCCTCGAACGCGCCCTCGTCGCCGCCGGGCACCAGGTCTGCGCCCGCGAGTCGGGCATGGCGATGCTGCGGGAGGTGACCCGCTGGAAGCCCGAACTCGTCGTCCTCGACCTCGGCCTGCCCGACCTGGACGGCGGCCTCGTCCTGGACATGGTGCGCAGCATGTCCGAGGTGCCGGTCGTCATCGCCAGCGGACGCGGCCACGACAAGGACGTGACGCGACTGCTGCTGGCGGGCGCCGACGACTACCTGGTCAAGCCGTACTCCGCGGCCGAGCTCGACGCCCGGATCCGCGCCGTCCTGCGCCGCACCCAACCGGAACCACCGGCCCTGCTGGTCGTGGGCGGCCTGCGGATCGACCCGGTCGGCCGGCAGGCGACCATCGACGGCCGCGACCTGCGCCTCACCCGGCTGGAGTTCGAGCTGCTCAGCCACCTCGCCGAACGCCGCGACCGCACCGTCCCGCGGGCCGAACTCACCCGACGGCTACGGCCGCACGTCCCGGCCGGCGGGCGCGACACGATCGACACCCACGTGTACGCGGTGCGCCGCAAGCTCGGCGAGTCCGCCGCGCGGCCCGCCTACCTGCACACGGTGCGCGGCGTCGGCTACCAGCTCGGCGCCCCGCCACAGGTCGACGGGGCCTGA
- a CDS encoding M9 family metallopeptidase, with protein MYRTLAVPKLVSVAVAAVAMVGLVAGPAVAAPARPAPARPAPSAPPSAPPVADLDAPGHQSRPLTPADVPPRPGFGGVAGASRMAAAPCVPADFGSKTDAALVSFVRAADLTCLGKLFDVTGADAYNIFREAQMVTVATAYRDAATAYPGDNSTNVLQLQYFLHGGYWVQSRNASVGSYGTALRTALDAGLDAFVANGHFSDAAEAHAQVLDEWLIIVDWAQESGRYQGAYQRILNGYAEAAAGAWLRKTVDDLYGNLWRAHSQPAFLAAFNADPGVADGLRNLAYNNRPVLAGGGASALRVINAARELSRLLDQTASRSRTRPLAKGLVDATSLNSIAAGAGVWGMIAKSIDWFDGGNCAYYGTCDYATRLAATALPTTHACDAGHTVRAQDLTPAQLTGTCTSVRDQDAYFHTVVADSGPVAGDLNTNIELVIFDNSANYQAYAYPIFGIDINNGGMYLEGTPSAAGNQPRFLAFEDPRALPVIPGIWNLNHEYTHYLDGRFDMSGDFSAGQVVPDIWWVEGFAEYVSYSYRHVDYTAAITQAGNHTYALSTLWQTTYANTNQTRTYNWGYLAVRYMLEKHRSDVLASLAKFRVGDYAGGYAYYNSTIGTRYDADFDGWLTACNAGACASADVPPPACTDPDIRALGRDCSRADRSATTGNLDYLFLYLPAGSTTLTVSTSGGTGNPDLYYNPAGWATPSAYTARSTNAGTTETLTVSNTTAGYRYISLYAVSTFTGVTVTVHY; from the coding sequence CGTCGGCCCCGCCGTCCGCTCCGCCGGTCGCGGACCTCGACGCGCCGGGGCACCAGAGCCGGCCGTTGACGCCGGCGGACGTACCCCCGCGACCGGGTTTCGGGGGTGTCGCCGGCGCGTCCAGGATGGCCGCGGCTCCCTGCGTGCCGGCCGACTTCGGTTCGAAGACCGACGCGGCGCTGGTCAGCTTCGTCAGGGCCGCCGACCTCACCTGCCTCGGCAAGCTGTTCGACGTCACCGGCGCCGACGCGTACAACATCTTCCGCGAGGCGCAGATGGTCACCGTCGCCACCGCCTACCGGGACGCCGCGACGGCCTACCCGGGCGACAACTCGACCAACGTCCTGCAGCTCCAGTACTTCCTGCACGGCGGGTACTGGGTCCAGTCCCGCAACGCCTCCGTCGGCTCCTACGGCACCGCCCTGCGGACGGCCCTCGACGCCGGCCTGGACGCGTTCGTCGCCAACGGGCACTTCTCCGACGCGGCCGAGGCCCACGCGCAGGTCCTCGACGAGTGGCTGATCATCGTCGACTGGGCCCAGGAGTCGGGCCGCTACCAGGGCGCCTACCAGCGGATCCTCAACGGGTACGCCGAAGCCGCCGCCGGTGCGTGGCTGAGGAAGACCGTCGATGACCTGTACGGCAACCTGTGGCGCGCCCATTCCCAGCCGGCGTTCCTCGCGGCGTTCAACGCGGACCCGGGCGTGGCCGACGGGCTGCGCAACCTGGCGTACAACAACCGGCCCGTGCTCGCCGGGGGCGGCGCGTCCGCGCTGCGGGTCATCAACGCCGCGCGGGAGCTGTCCCGGCTCCTCGACCAGACCGCCTCGCGGTCCAGGACCCGGCCGCTGGCCAAGGGCCTGGTCGACGCCACATCGCTGAACTCCATCGCCGCCGGCGCCGGGGTGTGGGGGATGATCGCCAAGTCGATCGACTGGTTCGACGGCGGCAACTGCGCCTACTACGGCACGTGCGACTACGCCACCCGGCTGGCCGCCACCGCGCTGCCGACCACGCACGCCTGCGACGCCGGGCACACGGTCCGGGCCCAGGACCTCACCCCGGCGCAGCTGACCGGCACGTGCACCAGCGTGCGGGACCAGGACGCGTACTTCCACACCGTCGTCGCCGACAGCGGCCCGGTCGCCGGCGACCTGAACACGAACATCGAACTGGTCATCTTCGACAACTCCGCGAACTACCAGGCGTACGCGTACCCCATCTTCGGCATCGACATCAACAACGGCGGCATGTACCTGGAGGGCACCCCGTCGGCGGCCGGCAACCAGCCCCGGTTCCTGGCGTTCGAGGACCCGCGCGCGCTGCCGGTGATCCCGGGGATCTGGAACCTCAACCACGAGTACACCCACTACCTCGACGGCCGCTTCGACATGTCCGGGGACTTCTCCGCCGGCCAGGTCGTCCCGGACATCTGGTGGGTCGAGGGCTTCGCCGAGTACGTCTCCTACAGCTACCGTCACGTGGACTACACCGCTGCGATCACCCAGGCCGGCAACCACACGTACGCGCTGAGCACCCTGTGGCAGACCACCTACGCCAACACCAACCAGACCCGCACCTACAACTGGGGCTACCTCGCGGTCCGCTACATGCTGGAGAAACACCGCTCCGACGTGCTGGCCAGCCTCGCGAAGTTCCGGGTCGGCGACTACGCAGGCGGGTACGCGTACTACAACAGCACCATCGGCACCCGCTACGACGCCGACTTCGACGGCTGGCTGACCGCGTGCAACGCCGGGGCGTGCGCCTCGGCCGACGTCCCGCCCCCGGCCTGCACCGACCCGGACATCCGCGCGCTCGGCCGGGACTGCTCGCGCGCCGACCGGTCGGCCACCACCGGCAACCTGGACTACCTGTTCCTCTACCTGCCGGCCGGCAGCACGACCCTGACCGTCAGCACCTCCGGCGGCACCGGGAACCCCGACCTGTACTACAACCCGGCCGGGTGGGCGACCCCGTCGGCGTACACCGCGCGGTCGACGAACGCCGGCACCACGGAGACGCTCACCGTGTCGAACACGACGGCCGGCTACCGCTACATCAGCCTGTACGCGGTCTCGACCTTCACCGGCGTGACCGTGACCGTGCACTACTAG